A region of the Verrucomicrobium sp. genome:
CTGCACTTCTCGATCGCTCGCCGCGTGGGCAATTCGATAGGTAGGTATCGAGAATTGGGGTCTCAATGAGGTTTGCCTCTCGGGACTTACACCTCTGGCGGCAGTGCGGACTGGGTTCTCTCTATGGAGGACGTCCGCTGGCAGCGAGGAGAGATCGTCGCCGCCTGAGGGCTCAGCCTGGGGGTAAGAACAGTGCAACAACAAAAAGGACCTGAGAAGGAAGGCAGGAGGTCTGGAGCGGAAAGACTGGAGCGGGAGACCGGGATCGAACCGGCGACATTCAGCTTGGGAAGCTGACGTTCTGCCACTGAACTACTCCCGCTCAGTGTGCCGATTATAGGGCCAGCTTCGGCGGAGGCTCAACCCCTGTCGGCGTCAAAGCAGGCAATTGTCTCGTCCATAGTTTTGGAGAGAACGATGCAGAAGAGATGTGCGCTTTACGCCGCGGGAGTTTTGCTGTTTGGGCTGTCGGCTGGGACGGCGGTGGCGCAGCGGCGGCACCATGAGAGCGATACGGCACGTCCGGTAGCGCCATGCTTTGATCCGGGCGATCGCAGCGAGGTACGGCTCTGGGACGGGGCCGCTCCAGGAGCCAGCGGCGACGATCCCTGCCGGGACATTCCCTTCCTACGCGTCTTCCCCGCTGCCCGGGCGAACAACGCTTCCCCGGCGATTCTCGTCATGCCGGGTGGGGGCTATGATCGGCTGACCAATGAGAAAGAACAGGAGCCCGTCGCGGAGTACTTTTCCAAACGACTCGGCGTGACCACGTTCCTCGTCTACTACCGGCTGGTGCAGAAGGACGGGACGTACCGGTATCCGGTGCCGATGTGGGATGGGCAGAGGGCGATCAAGCTGGTTCGCTCCCGGGCCACGCAGTTTGGGATCGATCCGGAGAAGCTGGGGCTGTTCGGTTTCTCGGCGGGCGGGCATCTGGCGTCTACGCTGACGCTACACAGCGCGAGCGACTTCGGCCTGCCGACGCATGATGGGGTCGATGCCGAAAGCGGACGACCAACGCTGCTTGGGCTGGGCTATCCGGTCATTTCCATGGATCCAAAGCAGTTTGCAGCGACCAACTCGCATAACCATCTACTGACCGGGTACAGAGGACATGAACTCGATCGACTCGAGACCTATCTTTCCGGACAGGAAAACGTGAAGCCGAGCACGGTACCAGTGTTTTTGTTCGAGAGCATGGATGATGCCCGTATCAGCCCGCAGAACAGCGTTCTGTTCGGCGAGGCATTACAGGCGGCGCATGTTCCGGCACAGGTGAAACTGTTCGCACACGGCAGGCATGGTGCGGGGCTGGCTACGGATGAGCCGGAAGAGAG
Encoded here:
- a CDS encoding alpha/beta hydrolase, which gives rise to MQKRCALYAAGVLLFGLSAGTAVAQRRHHESDTARPVAPCFDPGDRSEVRLWDGAAPGASGDDPCRDIPFLRVFPAARANNASPAILVMPGGGYDRLTNEKEQEPVAEYFSKRLGVTTFLVYYRLVQKDGTYRYPVPMWDGQRAIKLVRSRATQFGIDPEKLGLFGFSAGGHLASTLTLHSASDFGLPTHDGVDAESGRPTLLGLGYPVISMDPKQFAATNSHNHLLTGYRGHELDRLETYLSGQENVKPSTVPVFLFESMDDARISPQNSVLFGEALQAAHVPAQVKLFAHGRHGAGLATDEPEESAWPEMFHRWLVTQGFLAR